A window of Mangifera indica cultivar Alphonso chromosome 11, CATAS_Mindica_2.1, whole genome shotgun sequence contains these coding sequences:
- the LOC123229857 gene encoding uncharacterized protein LOC123229857, with protein MLIWSLGIKSTPMCLSFSFTNHKLKIQPSPSPETPSPSCHDPASACSSMLAAAIGSWFRSRRSRCLFLLLCSPLLLPLLCACLPFLCAAEVFIRFWRRRKHQDEERLKRCEEGHCGCEFEDEREVGLLHRYLEDQLMLIGSVYDCDIGDDHVDYTVPLLS; from the coding sequence ATGCTCATATGGTCCCTGGGAATAAAATCCACACCCATGTGCCTCTCCTTCTCTTTCACCAACCATAAACTCAAAATTCAACCCTCGCCGTCACCAGAAACCCCATCCCCTTCATGTCATGATCCCGCCTCTGCTTGTTCCTCCATGTTGGCTGCAGCAATCGGCTCATGGTTCCGCTCGAGACGGAGCCGATGCTTGTTTCTCTTACTCTGTTCACCCCTTCTCCTCCCTCTGCTCTGCGCGTGTTTGCCCTTTCTCTGCGCCGCGGAAGTATTTATCAGATtctggagaagaagaaaacatcAAGATGAAGAGCGGTTGAAGAGATGTGAAGAGGGTCACTGTGGATGTGAATTTGAAGATGAAAGGGAAGTGGGTTTGTTGCATAGGTACTTGGAAGATCAGTTGATGCTTATTGGATCTGTGTACGATTGTGATATTGGTGATGATCATGTCGATTATACGGTTCCTCttttgagttga